The following proteins are co-located in the Abditibacteriaceae bacterium genome:
- a CDS encoding pyruvate carboxylase, whose protein sequence is MSARVFRKLLVANRGEIAIRVFRAATELGLSTVAIYAEEDRFGMHRFKADEAYLIGQGKGPVGAYLDIESIVALAVEKGVDAIHPGYGFLSENPAFARACEAAGIKFVGPRAELLEQMGDKVAARAAAENAGVPTLPGTPDAISDRKLAAKVARGIGFPLIIKAAAGGGGRGMRVVREADQLDALLDEAQSEALNAFGDASVFLEKYIGRAKHIEVQILGDSHGNVVHLHERDCSVQRRHQKVVEIAPSVNLDPRIRRELCDAAVAISKEIGYDNAGTVEFLLDVDANEWFFIEMNPRIQVEHTVTEVITGVDLVRSQILVAQGEAMHDDAIAMPAQDEIPRNGYAVQSRITTEDPENGFTPDYGKLLAYRSAGGLGIRLDGGMVGTGAVITPFYDSLLVKLTASGQTFEQALARMNRALREFRIRGVKTNIPFLENVIDDPQFRAGDATTTLIDTTPSLFEFSARRDRASRLLNFLAETVVNGNPHAKGYKPGKVLPPARVPAVAKSTVDNDRTARVEGSRDLLLKMGPEKFAEWTRKQKRLLITDTTMRDAHQSLFATRLRTADMLCIADVIQARTPDLFSLEMWGGATFDTAMRFLREDPWLRLEALREHIPGICFQMLFRGSNAVGYSNYPDNVVAGFVKHAAARGIDIFRIFDSLNYTPNMKAAMEAVQGTGAICEAAICYTGDILDDSREKYNLAYYVNLAKELEGMGAHILAIKDMAGLCRPYAAFKLVKALKQELGIPVHFHTHDTSGLNAASVLQASDAGVDIVDLALASMSGSTSQPNLNSVVAALKNTPRDTQLDLESLDEMSDYWEGVQKFYAPFDTAPRSGTAEVYLHEMPGGQYTNLKEQAEGMGLGGRWPEIARTYAEVNQLFGDIVKVTPSSKVVGDMAMFLITRGMKTEDVLNLEPGATPFPESVIDMLAGDLGQPVGGWPKKLQKVVLGDKKPLRGRPGASAPKIVLNDVRAELQTKYGRTGDDDLYSHLMYPQVFEGFVKFVDEYGDVSVLPTPAYFYGLQPEEEISVEIEQGKTLIIKMINVGAPDKNGARTVTFELNGMTRQATVADRAVAPETKSRPKADAGNEKHVGAPIPGMVTSVAVNPGAKVKKGDKIITLEAMKMFTTINAPADGEIDEIFVAVGESVESKDLLATLK, encoded by the coding sequence TTGTCCGCTCGCGTTTTCCGCAAGTTGCTCGTCGCTAATCGCGGCGAAATCGCCATCCGTGTGTTTCGTGCCGCTACCGAACTTGGTCTGAGTACGGTTGCTATTTATGCCGAAGAAGATCGTTTTGGAATGCACCGTTTCAAAGCCGATGAAGCCTATCTTATAGGACAAGGCAAAGGCCCCGTCGGTGCTTATCTCGATATCGAGAGCATTGTGGCTCTTGCTGTCGAGAAAGGCGTGGATGCGATTCATCCTGGCTACGGCTTCCTTTCGGAGAATCCGGCGTTTGCGCGCGCTTGCGAAGCTGCCGGCATCAAGTTCGTCGGGCCGCGCGCCGAGTTGCTTGAACAAATGGGCGATAAAGTCGCCGCCCGCGCAGCAGCCGAAAACGCCGGAGTTCCTACCCTGCCCGGCACGCCCGACGCCATCTCCGACCGCAAGCTAGCGGCGAAGGTCGCGCGCGGCATTGGCTTCCCTTTGATTATCAAAGCGGCGGCTGGCGGCGGCGGACGTGGAATGCGCGTCGTGCGCGAAGCCGATCAGTTGGATGCGTTGCTGGACGAAGCACAAAGCGAGGCTCTCAATGCGTTCGGCGATGCCAGCGTATTTTTGGAGAAGTACATCGGTCGCGCCAAGCATATCGAAGTGCAGATTCTGGGCGATTCGCATGGCAACGTGGTGCATTTGCACGAGCGCGATTGTTCGGTTCAGCGTCGCCATCAGAAAGTGGTTGAAATCGCGCCTTCGGTCAATCTGGACCCGCGTATTCGGCGCGAACTGTGCGACGCTGCTGTCGCAATCTCCAAAGAGATTGGCTACGACAACGCGGGTACGGTCGAATTCCTGCTTGATGTCGATGCGAACGAATGGTTCTTCATCGAGATGAACCCGCGCATTCAGGTAGAACATACGGTTACAGAAGTCATTACCGGCGTTGACCTGGTGCGTTCGCAGATTCTGGTGGCGCAGGGCGAAGCGATGCACGACGACGCGATTGCGATGCCTGCACAGGACGAGATTCCACGCAATGGCTACGCAGTGCAAAGCCGCATCACGACAGAAGACCCTGAAAACGGCTTTACGCCCGACTATGGCAAGCTGCTCGCGTATCGTTCGGCAGGTGGCTTGGGCATTCGTCTCGATGGCGGCATGGTTGGCACCGGCGCGGTTATTACGCCTTTCTACGATTCGCTCCTGGTGAAGCTCACCGCAAGCGGCCAAACCTTTGAGCAAGCCCTCGCACGCATGAACCGCGCGTTGCGTGAGTTCCGTATTCGTGGCGTCAAGACGAACATTCCGTTTTTGGAAAACGTCATCGACGACCCGCAATTCCGCGCCGGTGATGCGACAACAACACTCATCGACACCACGCCGAGCCTTTTTGAATTCTCGGCCCGCCGCGACCGCGCTTCGCGCTTGCTTAATTTCCTCGCGGAAACCGTGGTCAACGGCAACCCGCACGCGAAAGGCTATAAGCCCGGCAAGGTCTTGCCGCCCGCGCGCGTTCCGGCGGTTGCAAAAAGTACGGTCGATAACGACCGTACTGCGCGCGTGGAAGGCAGCCGCGACTTGCTGCTCAAGATGGGACCGGAGAAGTTCGCCGAGTGGACACGCAAGCAAAAGCGCTTGCTTATCACCGACACCACAATGCGCGACGCGCACCAGAGTTTGTTCGCCACGCGCTTGCGTACGGCGGATATGCTCTGCATCGCCGACGTAATCCAAGCGCGCACGCCCGATTTGTTTTCGTTAGAAATGTGGGGCGGCGCGACATTCGATACCGCGATGCGCTTCTTGCGCGAAGACCCTTGGTTGCGTTTGGAAGCGTTGCGTGAGCATATTCCCGGCATCTGCTTCCAGATGCTGTTTCGCGGAAGTAACGCGGTTGGCTATTCCAACTATCCCGATAACGTGGTTGCCGGTTTCGTCAAGCACGCAGCAGCACGCGGCATCGACATCTTCCGTATCTTCGACAGCCTGAACTACACGCCGAACATGAAAGCGGCGATGGAAGCGGTTCAGGGAACTGGCGCGATTTGCGAAGCGGCCATCTGCTACACCGGCGACATCCTCGACGACTCGCGCGAGAAATACAACCTCGCGTATTACGTCAATCTGGCGAAAGAGCTGGAAGGAATGGGCGCGCACATCCTGGCGATTAAAGACATGGCCGGGTTGTGTCGTCCGTATGCAGCATTCAAGCTCGTCAAGGCGTTGAAGCAGGAACTGGGCATTCCCGTTCATTTCCACACGCACGATACCTCTGGCCTCAACGCCGCGAGTGTCTTGCAAGCCTCCGATGCGGGCGTTGATATTGTCGATCTAGCCCTCGCTTCGATGAGTGGCTCGACTTCGCAGCCGAACCTCAATTCTGTTGTCGCCGCGCTGAAAAATACACCGCGCGACACACAGCTCGATTTGGAATCGCTCGATGAAATGAGCGATTACTGGGAAGGCGTGCAGAAGTTCTACGCTCCGTTCGACACCGCGCCGCGCAGCGGAACCGCCGAGGTTTATCTTCACGAAATGCCGGGCGGCCAGTACACAAACTTGAAAGAGCAGGCCGAAGGCATGGGGCTTGGAGGACGCTGGCCCGAAATCGCGCGGACTTATGCGGAAGTGAACCAGTTGTTCGGCGACATCGTAAAAGTCACGCCAAGCTCGAAAGTCGTTGGCGACATGGCGATGTTCCTCATCACGCGCGGCATGAAGACGGAAGATGTACTCAACCTCGAACCGGGCGCAACGCCTTTCCCCGAAAGCGTGATTGATATGCTGGCGGGCGATTTGGGCCAGCCCGTCGGCGGCTGGCCCAAGAAGCTACAAAAGGTTGTGCTCGGCGACAAGAAACCGTTGCGTGGGCGGCCTGGCGCTTCGGCTCCGAAGATCGTCCTCAACGACGTGCGCGCCGAACTGCAAACCAAATATGGCCGCACGGGCGACGACGATTTGTATTCGCACTTGATGTATCCGCAGGTGTTTGAAGGCTTCGTCAAGTTCGTCGATGAATACGGCGATGTGTCGGTTCTGCCGACGCCCGCTTACTTCTACGGCTTGCAGCCTGAGGAAGAAATTTCGGTCGAAATCGAACAGGGCAAGACGCTGATTATCAAGATGATCAACGTCGGCGCGCCCGATAAGAACGGCGCGCGTACTGTGACCTTTGAATTGAACGGTATGACGCGTCAGGCAACCGTCGCTGACCGCGCCGTTGCGCCCGAAACGAAATCGCGCCCCAAAGCCGATGCAGGTAACGAAAAGCACGTCGGCGCGCCGATTCCCGGCATGGTCACCAGCGTTGCCGTAAACCCCGGCGCGAAGGTGAAGAAAGGCGACAAAATCATCACTCTCGAAGCGATGAAAATGTTCACGACAATTAATGCGCCCGCCGATGGAGAAATCGACGAGATTTTCGTCGCGGTCGGCGAATCAGTCGAAAGCAAGGACTTGCTCGCAACCTTGAAGTAA
- a CDS encoding tetratricopeptide repeat protein, with the protein MKNSFFLVPRVALALRAAPALALGASLLLNVPKAIAQSNSQQAIRLNNQALNEYYRGNYAAALGLYDQSVAINSSSKVTFLNRSATQRALGKYEDALKDLSRALELGMEEDRIESERSEIYLDSGNLKAALAASNRSISLNPSNAFYYNDRGLIHTAAGRYPQAIADFNKSVLMGASGAEILVNRAHAFRLNKQYADALADVSEAIVVAPDKESAYIERARILQLQKQTKKALDSLKTALRLNPRSALAYEIRGSIYLQAKNFDLAIADLTQASKLAPDDVDVLFSLAHAEGARFYSEYESLGTAAIGSKEIKLEGRITRVDATTFNLAASSFTNSAGNRGELSPPKAKTVSVSTTTQWLNRNETKPTLADLKAGTLVHVIGRDDGKTLVASRVLLALNTAPSPTILEGIIGRPRFTISEKQTVRAGTGFLAQLSDNRKVLLTARHLLGPDGGMKTKLSDDEVAALQSVKLFDYEGKAEHAIAGKYIAFNKAADEDDKSFFDAIAFEISDNDKPALLLASTLPVAGEPAWIAGQTVGATGNATQLYPATVMGATAEEIVIRAEPSIQLRALSGAPVINREGKVLGMVLSSYGALTLLNPAATIAARLTP; encoded by the coding sequence ATGAAAAATAGCTTCTTTCTGGTGCCACGCGTGGCACTCGCGTTGCGTGCTGCGCCCGCGCTCGCCCTTGGCGCGAGCCTCCTGCTCAACGTTCCTAAAGCCATAGCGCAATCTAATTCGCAACAGGCGATTCGCCTCAATAACCAAGCGCTCAACGAATACTATCGTGGCAACTACGCGGCAGCGTTGGGGCTTTACGATCAGTCAGTAGCGATTAATTCTTCGAGCAAAGTTACATTCTTAAATCGGTCGGCCACGCAGCGAGCTCTGGGGAAGTATGAGGACGCTCTCAAAGATCTGTCGCGCGCGCTCGAACTGGGGATGGAAGAAGATCGTATCGAATCGGAACGCAGTGAGATTTACCTCGATAGCGGCAACCTTAAGGCAGCTCTAGCTGCCAGTAACCGCTCGATTTCGCTTAACCCCAGCAACGCTTTCTACTACAACGACCGAGGTTTGATTCACACCGCAGCAGGACGTTATCCACAGGCGATTGCCGATTTCAACAAGTCTGTTCTTATGGGTGCGAGTGGCGCTGAAATCCTTGTCAACCGCGCGCACGCATTCCGGCTTAATAAGCAATATGCCGACGCCTTGGCCGATGTCAGCGAAGCAATTGTGGTGGCACCCGATAAAGAAAGTGCCTATATCGAACGAGCGCGCATCTTACAGCTACAAAAGCAAACAAAAAAAGCACTCGACTCGCTGAAGACCGCGCTTCGGCTCAATCCACGCAGCGCCCTTGCGTATGAGATTCGCGGTTCGATTTATCTACAGGCGAAAAATTTCGACCTTGCCATCGCCGACTTAACACAGGCGTCGAAGCTCGCGCCCGATGATGTTGATGTTCTATTTTCGCTTGCTCACGCTGAGGGCGCGCGATTTTACAGCGAATACGAATCGCTGGGAACAGCTGCCATCGGTTCCAAAGAGATAAAGCTCGAAGGCCGCATCACCCGCGTGGACGCAACGACTTTCAATCTTGCAGCTTCGTCGTTTACCAACTCGGCGGGCAATCGTGGCGAGCTATCTCCTCCTAAAGCGAAAACCGTGTCGGTTTCAACCACGACTCAGTGGCTCAATCGCAACGAGACCAAACCCACGCTCGCCGATTTGAAAGCTGGAACTCTGGTCCATGTGATAGGCCGCGACGATGGAAAAACACTTGTCGCCTCGCGTGTTCTGCTGGCACTCAACACAGCACCGTCGCCGACAATTCTCGAAGGAATCATTGGTCGACCACGCTTTACGATCAGCGAAAAACAAACCGTCCGTGCCGGCACAGGGTTCCTTGCCCAGTTATCTGACAACCGTAAAGTTCTCTTAACAGCGCGGCACCTGCTCGGCCCCGATGGTGGCATGAAAACCAAGCTTTCCGACGACGAAGTGGCCGCACTTCAAAGCGTCAAGCTTTTTGATTACGAAGGAAAAGCAGAGCACGCCATCGCTGGAAAATATATCGCTTTCAATAAGGCAGCGGATGAGGACGATAAAAGCTTTTTCGATGCGATTGCCTTTGAAATTTCCGACAACGATAAGCCCGCTTTGCTTCTGGCTTCGACGTTGCCGGTGGCAGGCGAACCGGCGTGGATCGCAGGGCAAACGGTGGGCGCAACCGGCAATGCAACGCAGTTGTATCCGGCGACGGTTATGGGAGCGACGGCAGAAGAAATCGTGATCCGCGCCGAGCCATCGATTCAATTGAGAGCGTTGTCGGGTGCACCGGTGATCAACCGCGAAGGTAAAGTTTTAGGCATGGTTTTGTCAAGCTATGGTGCCCTGACGCTACTGAATCCCGCAGCGACAATCGCGGCACGACTGACGCCTTAA
- a CDS encoding glycosyltransferase family 87 protein — MMANGAFWRRMGWRITQAFAVVHIALQLAVWLPLFMERTHERRDAPIYYRAARAALTRQPLYRNWPNYNPHKDVPTVYLYPPSFAAVFAPLGKLTLLQFTRVWYLLLLVAFWIYAACLARLAGAHGFWPIAVAGLVLQLFPGTIAAMSLGNAEPLMWMLFGLALTYRRGRGAWLMTAALIKVHPVWALSVACVREGRRVARPAFVTLVTGGLLGALVCGAESYAVWRMAALPVVSQGCDIPGNVSLSFSALRLFWAWSGDAANGRLSSGARAWLTLCALAGPLLASWLARRSSVEMHITLVACAAIVCGPLCWTLYLPVFLLPAALWYAQLRAKNTVEFNRRDGAYV, encoded by the coding sequence ATGATGGCTAACGGCGCATTCTGGCGCAGGATGGGTTGGCGTATCACACAAGCCTTCGCGGTTGTTCACATCGCCTTACAGCTTGCGGTATGGCTTCCATTGTTTATGGAACGCACGCATGAGCGCCGCGATGCTCCTATCTATTATCGTGCTGCTCGCGCGGCTCTGACACGCCAGCCCTTGTACCGCAACTGGCCAAACTACAATCCTCACAAAGATGTTCCCACTGTTTATCTGTACCCGCCATCTTTTGCCGCAGTGTTTGCACCGTTGGGAAAGTTAACGCTATTGCAGTTCACGCGCGTCTGGTATTTGTTGTTGCTTGTTGCCTTCTGGATTTATGCAGCCTGTCTAGCACGTCTGGCAGGAGCGCATGGATTTTGGCCGATAGCCGTTGCTGGGTTGGTGCTTCAATTGTTTCCCGGAACAATTGCCGCGATGTCGTTGGGAAACGCCGAACCGTTGATGTGGATGTTGTTCGGCCTTGCTCTAACGTATCGGCGCGGAAGAGGCGCATGGCTGATGACAGCAGCCTTAATCAAGGTGCATCCGGTGTGGGCTTTGAGTGTGGCGTGCGTGCGCGAGGGGCGTCGTGTTGCGCGGCCCGCCTTCGTTACTCTTGTTACTGGTGGTTTGTTGGGTGCGTTGGTCTGTGGAGCCGAATCGTATGCTGTGTGGCGAATGGCAGCTCTTCCGGTTGTCAGCCAGGGATGCGATATTCCGGGCAATGTTTCGCTGTCTTTTTCTGCGTTGCGCTTGTTCTGGGCATGGAGTGGAGATGCCGCGAACGGGCGGTTATCGAGCGGCGCACGCGCCTGGCTGACGTTGTGTGCACTTGCTGGGCCGCTCTTGGCGTCGTGGCTCGCCCGCCGCAGTTCGGTCGAAATGCACATCACCCTTGTGGCCTGCGCTGCTATCGTTTGTGGGCCGCTCTGCTGGACGCTTTACCTGCCTGTTTTTCTCTTACCCGCCGCGCTTTGGTACGCTCAGTTGAGAGCAAAGAATACGGTCGAATTTAACCGTAGGGATGGAGCCTATGTCTGA
- a CDS encoding VanW family protein, producing MIESSVASPEYSSESLTPSAAPARLSPWKIAAVGGAVVCIAAMGVGYGAWSSWARGTSIARGVVVQGEDLSGLSKAEAQSRLEKRFGRLFVTVRTPDRDFGVSLGELGGKPRFDAVVHKAHKFGRSGNVVADVAGIWKARSVEQKLSLPIAWDKGTLRRKMWTIASQFNQKANDATLKVEGETVSVVPHREGRALNVGATCATLQKKYFAGTPSIEATVRQTKPRLLTQDLEGRDVKLGVYSTRYNAGEVGRTQNIHIAANQVDGMVLLPNEEFSFNRATGERTWKKGYRMAHIFETKPGKTEAEVVDGLAGGVCQVSSTLYNAVRRANDEAKGLKIVERNSHSLPVTYVPRGLDATVAWPIKDFRFRNSFPHPVYLRAKAGNSRLVISVWSRVKEG from the coding sequence ATGATTGAATCGTCTGTTGCTTCGCCCGAATATTCGTCGGAATCCCTCACTCCCTCTGCAGCGCCTGCGCGCTTGTCGCCGTGGAAAATCGCGGCTGTCGGAGGCGCTGTCGTCTGCATTGCTGCGATGGGTGTCGGCTACGGCGCGTGGTCGTCATGGGCGCGGGGCACCAGCATTGCGCGAGGCGTTGTCGTGCAAGGCGAAGACCTCAGCGGGCTTTCCAAAGCCGAGGCCCAATCGCGATTGGAAAAACGCTTCGGGCGTTTGTTTGTCACCGTTCGCACACCCGACCGCGACTTTGGTGTTTCTCTGGGCGAATTGGGCGGCAAGCCTCGCTTCGATGCCGTCGTTCATAAAGCGCATAAATTTGGACGTTCGGGAAATGTCGTCGCCGATGTCGCGGGAATCTGGAAGGCGCGTTCGGTCGAGCAAAAGCTTTCGCTTCCGATTGCGTGGGACAAAGGCACGCTGCGCCGCAAAATGTGGACGATTGCTTCGCAGTTCAACCAGAAGGCGAATGATGCAACGCTGAAAGTCGAAGGCGAAACGGTTTCTGTTGTTCCGCATCGGGAAGGACGCGCGCTCAACGTCGGTGCGACATGTGCCACGCTGCAAAAGAAATACTTCGCAGGCACTCCATCCATCGAAGCGACGGTGCGACAAACGAAGCCTCGGCTGTTAACGCAGGATTTGGAAGGCCGTGATGTGAAACTCGGTGTTTACAGCACCCGTTACAACGCCGGTGAAGTAGGCCGGACACAGAACATTCACATCGCAGCGAATCAGGTGGATGGCATGGTGCTATTGCCGAACGAAGAATTCTCGTTCAACCGCGCCACCGGCGAGCGGACGTGGAAAAAAGGTTATCGCATGGCGCATATCTTCGAGACGAAGCCCGGTAAGACCGAAGCTGAAGTGGTCGATGGCCTTGCAGGCGGCGTGTGTCAGGTGTCGAGCACGCTTTATAACGCGGTGCGCCGCGCAAACGACGAAGCCAAAGGGTTGAAGATTGTCGAGCGCAACTCGCATTCGCTACCAGTGACGTATGTGCCGCGCGGATTGGATGCGACTGTTGCATGGCCGATTAAAGATTTCCGCTTTCGGAATTCCTTTCCGCATCCGGTTTACTTGCGTGCGAAGGCCGGAAATAGCCGACTGGTGATTTCAGTCTGGAGCCGCGTCAAAGAAGGCTAG
- a CDS encoding EamA family transporter, with protein sequence MWKYYALGSAVFAAATALLSKTGTRGVPSNLATAIRTLVVLVLAWGIVLVRGESGALRDIPRASLGWLILSGVATGASWLCYFRALSEGPVSVVAPLDKLSLPLAVVFGALLLGEKFSLQSALALGLIGTGTWLLVK encoded by the coding sequence ATGTGGAAATATTACGCTCTGGGATCCGCCGTTTTCGCGGCAGCGACAGCGCTGCTTTCAAAAACCGGAACGCGCGGCGTGCCTTCTAATCTGGCAACCGCGATTCGCACGCTTGTCGTTCTCGTTCTCGCCTGGGGAATCGTTTTGGTGCGCGGCGAAAGCGGCGCCTTGCGCGATATTCCGCGCGCTTCGCTCGGTTGGCTCATTTTGTCGGGCGTCGCAACCGGCGCGTCGTGGCTTTGCTACTTTCGTGCGCTCAGCGAAGGGCCGGTTTCCGTTGTCGCGCCGCTCGATAAGCTTTCGCTGCCGCTGGCAGTCGTCTTTGGAGCGTTGCTGCTGGGCGAGAAATTTTCTCTACAAAGCGCACTTGCACTGGGCCTCATAGGAACAGGAACATGGCTACTGGTAAAATAA
- a CDS encoding VOC family protein yields the protein MDNNGYGMHGVTPVLPVKDVLATVDYYRDVLGWSVDFADANFARVSQYKASLFFAAAKVENHSWLPLPENGEPLPTGYISIHLGHTDGSENMDGLFRDYKAKGVRIISEPAVTAHGRREFDMEDCNGYRFSFSVDA from the coding sequence ATGGATAATAATGGTTACGGAATGCACGGCGTGACGCCCGTTCTGCCAGTTAAGGACGTTTTGGCGACAGTCGATTACTATCGTGATGTCCTCGGCTGGAGCGTAGATTTTGCCGACGCCAATTTCGCTCGCGTCAGTCAGTACAAAGCGAGTCTGTTTTTTGCCGCCGCGAAAGTGGAGAATCATTCGTGGCTGCCATTACCGGAGAATGGCGAGCCGCTTCCAACCGGATATATCAGCATTCATCTCGGGCACACGGACGGTTCCGAAAACATGGACGGCCTGTTCCGCGACTACAAGGCAAAGGGCGTGCGAATTATTTCCGAGCCCGCTGTGACTGCACATGGACGCCGCGAGTTCGACATGGAAGATTGCAACGGCTATCGTTTTTCCTTCTCAGTCGATGCTTAA
- a CDS encoding GNAT family acetyltransferase produces the protein MNLEIRPYAPEDEEQLVKLWHDCCLVVPQNDPQRDIRLKLQVQPELLLVGTIDSQIVASVMAGYEGHRGWLNYLAVSPEYQRQGIGRTMVETAVSKLKQLGCPKINLQIRRSNTQVVEFYKRLGFAIDDVVSMGHRLAD, from the coding sequence GTGAATCTCGAGATTCGGCCTTACGCGCCAGAAGATGAAGAACAGCTTGTAAAGTTATGGCACGACTGTTGTCTGGTGGTGCCGCAAAACGATCCTCAGCGCGACATCCGGCTTAAGCTGCAAGTTCAACCGGAACTGCTTTTGGTCGGAACGATCGACTCGCAAATCGTTGCTTCGGTCATGGCTGGATACGAAGGCCATCGGGGCTGGTTGAATTATCTGGCTGTGTCGCCGGAATATCAGCGGCAAGGCATCGGTCGGACCATGGTCGAAACTGCGGTTTCAAAACTGAAACAACTGGGTTGTCCCAAAATAAATCTGCAGATACGTCGTTCGAATACGCAGGTTGTCGAATTTTATAAACGGCTCGGCTTCGCGATAGATGATGTCGTTAGCATGGGCCACCGACTCGCGGATTGA
- the kdsA gene encoding 3-deoxy-8-phosphooctulonate synthase has product MKIANYSVGKGEPLLLICGPCQIESAELCDEIAATMKEICATRDVNWVFKASFDKANRTSIHSPRGPGMKSGLAVLHDISQRYGVPATTDVHEREQCEAVAEVCALLQIPAFLSRQTDLLVAAARAAQARGGAVNVKKGQFLAPEDIKHAAQKVRDAGCENVLLTERGTTFGYNNLVVDFRGLEIMREFAPVCFDATHSVQKPGGGNGVSGGDRRFVPPLARAAMAVGIDALFIETHPRPDEAASDGPNTVALKDMPALLDELLAIRAAVNYSS; this is encoded by the coding sequence ATGAAAATTGCGAATTATTCGGTTGGAAAAGGTGAGCCGCTATTGCTCATTTGCGGTCCGTGTCAGATCGAAAGCGCCGAACTGTGCGATGAAATTGCGGCGACGATGAAAGAAATCTGTGCAACGCGCGATGTGAACTGGGTTTTTAAAGCCTCGTTCGATAAAGCGAATCGGACCTCGATTCATTCGCCGCGCGGCCCCGGCATGAAAAGCGGCCTCGCTGTTTTGCACGATATTTCGCAGCGCTATGGCGTTCCCGCGACAACCGATGTTCACGAACGCGAGCAATGCGAAGCGGTTGCCGAAGTGTGCGCGCTGTTGCAGATTCCCGCGTTTCTTTCACGCCAGACCGATTTGTTGGTTGCAGCGGCGCGTGCGGCACAGGCGCGCGGCGGCGCGGTGAATGTGAAAAAAGGCCAGTTCCTCGCGCCCGAAGATATAAAACATGCCGCGCAAAAAGTGCGCGACGCCGGTTGCGAAAACGTGCTGCTCACCGAGCGCGGCACGACTTTCGGCTACAACAACCTGGTTGTCGATTTTCGCGGGCTGGAAATCATGCGTGAATTTGCGCCGGTTTGCTTTGATGCAACGCACAGCGTCCAGAAGCCGGGCGGCGGCAACGGCGTTTCGGGCGGCGACCGTCGTTTCGTGCCGCCGCTCGCGCGCGCGGCAATGGCGGTTGGCATTGATGCGCTCTTTATCGAAACGCACCCGCGCCCCGACGAAGCGGCCAGCGACGGACCGAACACCGTGGCCCTGAAAGACATGCCCGCATTGCTGGATGAACTTCTCGCGATTCGCGCGGCTGTGAACTACTCATCGTGA
- a CDS encoding ABC transporter ATP-binding protein — translation MLKVQNLNVHYGVIHALHDVSFEVSEREIVTLIGANGAGKSTTLLALSGLLSPTSGTLELEGRDLLAIAPHRRVPLGLVQVPEGRRVFASMTVSENLALGAQSRRDNEIGKDLEEVFSLFPRLAERKNQLAGTMSGGEQQMLAVGRALMSKPRLLLLDEPSLGLAPLLVKEIFNVVERIRERGVTVLLVEQNAHMALAISDRAYVLETGRIVMSGDAKEIARDPRIKEAYLGA, via the coding sequence ATGCTGAAAGTTCAAAACCTTAATGTGCATTACGGTGTAATTCACGCGCTGCACGACGTTTCTTTTGAAGTGAGCGAGCGCGAAATCGTGACGCTGATTGGCGCTAATGGCGCGGGGAAAAGTACAACACTTCTCGCTCTTTCGGGCTTGCTGTCGCCAACTTCGGGCACGCTGGAATTGGAAGGCCGCGATTTACTCGCGATTGCGCCGCATCGTCGCGTCCCACTTGGTCTCGTGCAAGTTCCCGAAGGCCGCCGTGTTTTTGCGTCGATGACAGTTTCTGAGAATCTCGCGCTCGGCGCGCAATCGCGGCGCGATAACGAAATCGGAAAAGATTTAGAAGAAGTGTTCTCTTTGTTTCCGCGCCTCGCCGAACGCAAGAATCAGCTTGCGGGAACGATGAGCGGCGGCGAACAGCAAATGCTGGCTGTTGGTCGCGCGTTGATGAGCAAGCCGCGGTTGCTCTTGCTCGATGAACCGAGCTTAGGCCTTGCGCCGCTTTTGGTGAAAGAAATTTTTAACGTCGTCGAGCGCATTCGTGAGCGCGGTGTAACCGTTTTATTAGTCGAGCAAAACGCACATATGGCGCTTGCGATTTCCGACCGCGCCTATGTGTTGGAAACGGGCCGCATCGTGATGAGCGGCGACGCCAAAGAAATCGCGCGTGACCCGCGCATCAAAGAAGCATATCTCGGTGCCTGA